Proteins from a single region of Massilibacterium senegalense:
- a CDS encoding DUF2268 domain-containing protein, whose product MSLTYKLINTIEQYEELLAITELEEREEYFRYKMMAPFKEMWNLINVPIKAKQENGYDVLMATKMLGYADISNDKQIQQGLSILKDNNAYEVAEITIKTCIENAKKAGLKVNADEIKFGLYVADPYKLKLQKGYTGFGGIPGFITVNIFPNDYNIPKIPAVIAHEFHHNIRFSYFNWDHGNVTVGDYLVIEGLADSFAKELCGTEQLGPWVTSMDKDDLEYSTHVIGEALNIKGFAEVSSYMFGDEIAKQEGYQPVGLSFCAGYAVGFKVVQTFMKKHNKTIYETTLLSSDEIINGSGLF is encoded by the coding sequence ATGAGTTTGACCTATAAATTGATTAATACAATAGAACAATACGAAGAATTACTTGCTATTACTGAATTAGAAGAAAGAGAAGAATATTTTCGTTACAAAATGATGGCTCCATTTAAGGAAATGTGGAATTTAATAAATGTCCCTATAAAAGCAAAACAAGAAAATGGTTATGACGTTTTAATGGCTACAAAAATGTTAGGTTATGCAGATATTTCTAACGATAAACAAATTCAACAAGGACTATCTATCTTAAAAGATAACAATGCCTATGAAGTGGCGGAGATTACTATCAAAACCTGTATAGAAAATGCTAAAAAGGCAGGTTTGAAAGTAAATGCTGATGAAATTAAGTTTGGATTATATGTTGCAGATCCATATAAATTGAAACTTCAGAAGGGATATACAGGATTTGGGGGTATACCTGGGTTTATTACTGTGAATATTTTCCCGAACGATTACAATATACCTAAAATTCCTGCTGTTATTGCTCATGAGTTCCATCACAATATTCGTTTTTCTTATTTTAATTGGGATCATGGAAATGTAACAGTGGGAGATTATCTTGTCATCGAAGGTTTGGCTGATTCGTTTGCGAAAGAACTGTGTGGAACAGAACAGTTAGGTCCATGGGTGACTAGTATGGACAAAGACGATTTAGAGTATTCAACCCATGTTATTGGAGAAGCTTTAAATATAAAAGGATTTGCCGAAGTAAGTAGCTATATGTTTGGTGATGAGATTGCTAAACAAGAGGGATACCAACCTGTAGGTCTTTCTTTTTGTGCTGGTTATGCAGTAGGTTTTAAAGTTGTTCAAACTTTTATGAAAAAGCATAATAAAACGATATATGAAACTACGTTGCTTTCTAGTGATGAAATCATTAATGGATCTGGCTTATTTTAA
- a CDS encoding helix-turn-helix domain-containing protein, with translation MTGMIDANTKDNERGLLPYSIILAANKGEPEAMKYVILHYGSYMTSLSMRKLYDEQGNTYWGIDEDTRDRLRSKLMQGILAFKI, from the coding sequence ATGACTGGGATGATTGATGCTAACACAAAAGACAACGAACGTGGTTTATTACCGTATTCAATTATTTTAGCTGCAAATAAGGGTGAGCCAGAAGCAATGAAATATGTCATTCTACATTATGGAAGCTACATGACTAGTTTGTCGATGCGTAAACTTTATGACGAACAAGGAAATACGTATTGGGGCATTGATGAAGATACACGTGATCGTTTACGTTCGAAGCTGATGCAAGGCATTTTAGCTTTCAAGATTTGA
- a CDS encoding NgoBV family restriction endonuclease: protein MEVKNLDELYLITKNRLEEQHGTITINFANKTHVYSGNDVIGNCLQEWLPDWFQHLGIDIRPGDNTQAFPDFVAVFDGVNYDVEVKAWNYSNSPAFDLANFSSFLATTYESPGKLDAHYFILGYQPMDDGFSQGFIVKKVYLKYIWEITAPSRKYPIGLQVKRGQPYAMRPFNFSRNEDGSFENKNEFILAVKEAFELFPNTALPFSPDEWIERVLSY from the coding sequence ATGGAAGTTAAAAATTTAGATGAATTATATTTAATAACTAAAAACAGACTCGAGGAACAACATGGAACAATAACTATTAATTTCGCAAACAAAACCCATGTATATTCAGGAAACGATGTTATAGGAAATTGCTTGCAAGAGTGGCTGCCTGATTGGTTTCAACATTTAGGTATTGATATAAGACCAGGTGATAACACTCAAGCCTTTCCAGATTTTGTAGCTGTTTTTGATGGTGTTAATTACGATGTTGAAGTCAAAGCATGGAACTATAGTAACTCACCTGCTTTCGATTTGGCAAACTTCTCAAGTTTTTTAGCTACAACATATGAAAGTCCTGGAAAATTAGATGCGCATTACTTCATTTTAGGATATCAACCAATGGATGACGGTTTTTCACAAGGATTTATTGTAAAAAAGGTTTATTTAAAGTACATTTGGGAAATCACCGCTCCATCAAGAAAATATCCTATAGGTTTACAGGTTAAACGTGGCCAACCATATGCAATGCGTCCTTTTAACTTCTCACGTAATGAAGACGGAAGTTTTGAAAATAAAAATGAGTTCATACTTGCTGTCAAAGAAGCTTTCGAATTGTTCCCTAACACAGCATTACCTTTTTCACCTGATGAATGGATTGAAAGAGTACTTTCTTATTAA
- a CDS encoding recombinase family protein: protein MSEVEVIRANSNLANQKRGKEIKQLRVAAYCRVSTGSEDQLNSYKSQVSYYSDLIQKNVEWVLADIYADEAITGTQVTKREDFQRMINDCMNGDIDMVITKSISRFARNTLDTLKYVRMLKERDIAVYFEDEKINTLTMDGELLLVVLSSVAQQEVENISANVKKGLKMKMQRGELVGFQGCLGYDYHPEDKSISINEKEAEIVRYIFQRYVEGAGGSIISRELENLGYKTKKDTPTWAETTVLGIIKNEKYKGDILMGKTFTLDPISKRRLENFGEEDQYYLRNHHEPIVSAEIFDKAQEIRMRRNRGRNTVANNGGKREKFSRKYAFSCMIECAYCDSTLTRRRWHSGTKYGKTIWQCVTSTKKGKRFCPDSKGIPEEAIEKAFLESYRIMCNNNKDVLEEFLQRMEEALSSNTIHKEIAKIEKEIQGLENKKNKLVDMRLEDIIDNETYEEKYNALMQEINEKVQTREKSLSNLEEEKDIKKRLLTFKKVLEQNEVIDTFDRYVFESVVDKIIVGGVDEDGNKDPAMITFVYKTGLSNSLDGEIFKPARRNAKKDNIKTSNELCSHTANEDNKLCSHSSDDTRRVGSIDV, encoded by the coding sequence ATGTCGGAAGTAGAAGTGATTCGGGCCAATAGTAACTTAGCCAACCAGAAACGTGGAAAAGAAATAAAACAGCTTAGAGTAGCAGCCTATTGTAGGGTAAGTACAGGCTCGGAAGATCAGTTAAATAGCTATAAATCACAAGTCTCTTATTACTCGGATTTAATTCAGAAAAATGTAGAATGGGTGTTAGCCGATATTTATGCGGATGAAGCCATCACAGGCACACAAGTTACTAAACGTGAAGATTTTCAACGAATGATTAATGATTGTATGAATGGAGATATTGATATGGTGATTACGAAGTCAATATCTAGATTTGCAAGGAATACATTAGATACGTTGAAATATGTTCGTATGTTAAAAGAAAGAGATATAGCCGTTTATTTTGAGGATGAAAAAATTAATACACTGACAATGGATGGTGAATTGTTACTTGTCGTTTTAAGTTCAGTCGCACAACAGGAAGTTGAAAATATATCTGCCAATGTTAAAAAGGGATTAAAGATGAAAATGCAACGTGGAGAGTTAGTTGGTTTTCAAGGATGTCTTGGTTATGACTATCATCCAGAAGATAAAAGTATTTCAATAAACGAAAAGGAAGCGGAAATTGTTCGTTATATATTTCAAAGATATGTTGAAGGAGCAGGGGGAAGTATCATTTCAAGAGAGTTAGAGAATTTAGGCTACAAAACAAAGAAAGATACTCCCACATGGGCTGAAACAACTGTACTTGGAATTATAAAGAATGAAAAATATAAAGGCGATATTTTAATGGGGAAAACTTTTACATTAGATCCCATTTCAAAACGCCGATTAGAAAACTTTGGTGAGGAAGATCAGTATTATTTACGAAATCACCATGAACCAATTGTCAGTGCTGAAATATTTGATAAAGCACAGGAAATCAGAATGAGAAGAAATCGCGGACGAAATACAGTAGCTAATAATGGTGGGAAGCGAGAGAAGTTTAGTCGTAAATATGCTTTTAGTTGCATGATTGAATGTGCATATTGTGACAGTACATTAACGAGACGTAGATGGCATAGTGGAACGAAATACGGTAAAACGATTTGGCAGTGTGTTACAAGCACAAAGAAGGGGAAAAGATTCTGTCCAGATAGTAAAGGAATACCCGAAGAAGCTATTGAAAAAGCCTTTCTAGAAAGTTACCGAATTATGTGTAATAATAACAAAGATGTATTGGAAGAATTTTTGCAACGAATGGAAGAAGCATTGAGCTCCAATACGATTCATAAAGAAATAGCTAAAATAGAAAAAGAGATTCAAGGATTGGAGAACAAAAAGAATAAATTAGTGGATATGAGATTAGAGGATATCATCGACAATGAAACGTATGAAGAAAAGTACAATGCACTGATGCAAGAAATTAATGAGAAAGTGCAAACAAGGGAAAAGTCTTTATCGAATTTGGAAGAGGAAAAAGATATTAAAAAACGCTTATTAACTTTCAAAAAAGTTTTAGAACAAAATGAAGTGATTGATACATTTGATCGATATGTATTCGAAAGTGTTGTTGATAAGATAATTGTCGGCGGAGTAGATGAAGATGGAAACAAAGATCCTGCCATGATTACGTTTGTATATAAAACGGGATTAAGTAACAGTCTTGATGGCGAGATATTTAAACCTGCGCGAAGAAATGCGAAAAAAGATAACATAAAAACATCTAATGAATTGTGTTCACATACAGCTAACGAGGATAACAAATTGTGTTCACATAGTAGTGACGACACACGTCGAGTTGGTAGCATTGATGTCTAG
- a CDS encoding RNA polymerase sigma factor codes for MIEPDRTEWQVRCAFNAFCKRVLKNEAINIYNERKQRQAKEMTFSDLTPQEENQLYTLDKQYEGEEGECLQVAGKRVTPILLAEAMRTLPIEKRKTVLLYYFFDKSDVEIAELLEIPRSTVQYRRTSSFKRLKRFLEEHADDWDD; via the coding sequence ATGATAGAACCAGATCGTACCGAGTGGCAAGTTCGCTGTGCCTTTAATGCTTTTTGTAAACGTGTGTTGAAGAATGAAGCGATAAATATTTATAACGAAAGGAAACAAAGACAAGCAAAGGAGATGACATTTTCTGATCTTACGCCACAAGAAGAAAATCAACTTTATACCTTGGATAAGCAATATGAAGGAGAAGAAGGAGAATGTCTACAAGTGGCTGGTAAGAGAGTCACTCCAATATTACTTGCTGAAGCGATGCGTACTTTGCCAATAGAAAAGCGTAAGACAGTCCTACTATACTACTTTTTTGATAAATCAGATGTAGAAATAGCTGAACTACTAGAGATTCCTCGTAGTACGGTTCAGTATAGGCGGACAAGCTCTTTTAAAAGGTTAAAGCGATTTTTGGAGGAACATGCAGATGACTGGGATGATTGA
- a CDS encoding MerR family transcriptional regulator, with protein MLFTTGEVYKMTGLTERSIRYYSNLDLLKAKKNNKGQLVLLKSDLEKITEILAAKITGYKLKDLERKPSLVMIKNDMNQMIASLENILFHLDLGATEENLIKNIKLLQNYNTRYLRKR; from the coding sequence ATGCTGTTTACTACAGGAGAAGTTTATAAAATGACCGGGTTAACTGAGCGCTCTATACGATACTATTCTAATTTAGATTTATTAAAAGCAAAAAAGAATAACAAAGGTCAATTGGTTTTATTAAAGTCAGACTTAGAAAAAATTACTGAAATCCTTGCTGCAAAAATAACAGGTTATAAACTTAAAGATTTAGAACGGAAACCTTCATTAGTTATGATAAAAAACGACATGAACCAAATGATTGCAAGTCTAGAAAATATATTATTTCATTTGGACTTAGGTGCCACTGAAGAAAATCTTATAAAAAATATAAAGTTGCTTCAAAATTACAACACTAGATATTTGCGAAAGAGGTGA
- the dcm gene encoding DNA (cytosine-5-)-methyltransferase: MHGGNRKGAGRKSNLNKKQPVTIYLNSDEKKFIEEAPLPYSTSFSEKCRRLLEMGVEQLESELKQDKNEITYIDLFSGLGGIRIGFEQALNEMGLKGKCVFSSDIKPAAIKAYETNFGENPECDVTKINPGNLPDFDFLLAGFPCQAFSQAGLGLGFEDTRGTLFFDIAKILTEKNPVGFVLENVEGLVNHDRGKTFKIIRKTLEDMGYFIQTKVLNGKDFGLAQSRNRIYIIGLKNIEVQELEGFKTSTSVLGDIIDESVPPVQTEFTEKLLSHYKIDEIYGKAIKDKRGGNNNIHSWNIGLKGEVSEEQKDLLEKLLRQRRNKKWADIIGIKWMDGMPLTAEMISTFYPHPELQSLLDDLVAKGYLTFEHPKQLVNNRRVADTTLEKGYNIVSGKLSFEFTKILCPNSVTPTIVATDVHKLAVPVNGGIRTLTIKEGLKLFGFPDNYRLDFLKVNEAFDLLGNTVCVPVIKAVSEKLLESYITSEEYKNNEIKEKMVL, translated from the coding sequence ATGCATGGTGGAAATAGAAAAGGTGCAGGTCGAAAAAGTAATCTAAATAAGAAGCAACCTGTAACAATTTATTTAAATAGTGATGAAAAAAAATTTATTGAAGAAGCACCATTGCCTTATAGTACCAGTTTTTCTGAGAAATGTAGGAGGCTACTTGAAATGGGCGTAGAACAGTTAGAGTCAGAACTAAAACAAGACAAAAACGAAATAACTTATATTGATTTATTTAGTGGATTGGGAGGAATAAGAATAGGGTTTGAACAAGCTCTTAATGAAATGGGGCTAAAAGGTAAATGTGTATTTTCTTCTGATATTAAGCCCGCTGCAATTAAAGCCTATGAGACTAATTTTGGTGAAAACCCAGAGTGCGATGTAACCAAAATTAATCCAGGAAATTTACCGGATTTTGACTTTTTATTAGCGGGATTTCCATGCCAAGCGTTCTCGCAAGCGGGCCTAGGATTAGGTTTCGAAGATACTCGTGGAACATTGTTTTTCGATATCGCTAAGATTTTGACAGAAAAGAATCCTGTTGGATTTGTCTTGGAGAACGTAGAGGGTTTAGTAAATCATGATCGAGGCAAAACATTTAAAATAATACGTAAAACCCTAGAAGATATGGGGTATTTTATACAGACAAAAGTCCTGAACGGTAAGGATTTTGGATTAGCACAATCTAGGAATAGAATTTATATTATTGGACTAAAGAATATAGAAGTACAGGAACTAGAAGGATTTAAAACATCAACATCTGTATTAGGAGACATTATAGATGAGTCAGTACCACCTGTACAAACGGAATTTACTGAAAAGTTATTATCACATTATAAGATAGATGAAATATACGGAAAAGCAATAAAAGATAAGCGGGGGGGGAATAATAACATCCATAGTTGGAATATTGGACTAAAGGGAGAGGTCAGTGAGGAGCAAAAGGACCTGCTGGAAAAATTGTTGAGACAAAGAAGAAATAAAAAATGGGCAGATATAATTGGAATAAAATGGATGGATGGAATGCCTTTAACAGCAGAAATGATATCAACATTTTACCCACATCCTGAATTACAATCTTTGCTAGATGACTTAGTTGCTAAAGGGTATCTTACTTTTGAACATCCAAAACAATTAGTGAACAACAGAAGAGTCGCAGATACTACGTTAGAGAAAGGGTATAATATTGTTTCAGGTAAACTTTCATTCGAGTTTACTAAGATTCTTTGCCCCAATAGTGTGACACCTACAATAGTTGCAACAGACGTTCATAAATTAGCAGTTCCTGTTAATGGCGGGATTCGGACATTAACTATAAAAGAGGGACTTAAACTATTTGGCTTTCCAGATAATTACCGGCTTGACTTCTTAAAAGTAAATGAGGCATTTGATTTACTAGGTAATACAGTTTGTGTCCCAGTTATAAAGGCTGTCTCTGAAAAGTTGTTAGAATCATATATAACATCTGAGGAATATAAAAATAATGAAATTAAGGAAAAAATGGTGCTATAA